One segment of Xiphias gladius isolate SHS-SW01 ecotype Sanya breed wild chromosome 1, ASM1685928v1, whole genome shotgun sequence DNA contains the following:
- the LOC120793631 gene encoding leucine-rich repeat-containing protein 4C-like → MLNTMISSLQRQTMRGRRLKGALSNPLFVLLLALQILVVAGLVRAQTCPSVCSCSNQFSKVICTRRSLRDVPDGISTNTRYLNLQDNLIQVIKVDSFKHLRHLEILQLSKNHIRSIELGAFNGLASLNTLELFDNRLTTIPNGAFEYLSKLKELWLRNNPIESIPSYAFNRVPSLRRLDLGELKRLSYISDGAFKDLSNLRYLNLGMCNLKEIPNILPLVRLEELEMSGNQLAVIRPSSFTGLVNLQKLWMMHAQVQTIERNSFDDLQSLVELNLAHNNLTFLPHDLFTPLHRLERVHLHHNPWNCNCDILWLSWWLKETVPANTSCCARCHSPAVFKGRYIGELDHSYFQCDVPVIVEPPSDLNVTEGMGAELKCRTSSLTSISWLTPNGSLVTHGAYKVRLAVLNDGTLNFTSVTMQDTGTYTCMVSNTAGNISASAVLNVTSVENSGVTYFTTVTVETIETPGDDSQTPLPPFGWVSSSTTKGTPVSTRTTERTYTIPVLDGEGALNGLDEVMKTTKIIIGCFVAITLMAAVLLVIFYKMRKQHNQQDPDGPASSMEVITVEEELAGVAAMERHLSLPPLEHYNHYNTYKSTYHHPPMLSTIHSSATQEPLLIQACSKDNVQETQI, encoded by the coding sequence ATGCTGAACACAATGATCTCCTCCCTCCAGCGCCAGACAATGAGAGGTCGTAGGCTGAAGGGGGCGCTGTCCAACCCCCTCTTTGTGCTGCTTTTGGCCCTTCAGATCCTGGTGGTGGCTGGGCTGGTTCGTGCTCAGACCTGTCCTTCTGTCTGCTCATGCAGTAACCAGTTCAGCAAAGTCATATGCACCCGCCGCAGTCTACGGGATGTCCCAGATGGCATTTCCACCAACACCCGCTACCTAAACCTCCAGGACAACCTCATCCAAGTCATCAAGGTGGACAGTTTTAAACACCTGCGCCATCTGGAGATCCTGCAGCTGAGCAAGAACCACATCCGCAGCATCGAACTTGGCGCATTCAATGGGCTGGCTAGTCTCAACACCTTGGAGCTCTTTGATAATCGGCTCACGACAATCCCCAATGGAGCATTTGAGTACTTGTCCAAGCTGAAAGAATTGTGGCTACGGAACAACCCCATTGAAAGTATACCATCTTATGCCTTCAACCGGGTTCCCTCGCTTCGAAGGCTAGATCTAGGTGAGCTCAAACGTCTCTCCTACATTTCTGACGGAGCCTTCAAGGACTTGAGCAACCTGCGCTACCTGAACCTGGGAATGTGCAACCTGAAGGAGATCCCTAACATCTTACCTTTGGTAAGGCTTGAAGAGCTGGAAATGTCAGGAAACCAGCTCGCTGTTATCAGGCCCAGCTCATTTACAGGATTAGTGAACCTACAGAAGCTGTGGATGATGCATGCCCAGGTCCAAACTATTGAGAGGAATTCCTTTGATGACCTTCAGTCACTGGTGGAGCTCAACCTGGCTCACAATAACCTTACCTTTCTACCACATGACCTCTTCACACCATTGCATCGCCTGGAGCGGGTCCACCTCCATCACAACCCTTGGAACTGCAACTGTGATATCTTGTGGCTCAGTTGGTGGCTGAAGGAAACAGTACCTGCCAATACCAGCTGCTGCGCCCGTTGCCATAGTCCTGCAGTTTTTAAAGGTCGCTACATTGGGGAACTTGACCACAGCTACTTTCAGTGTGATGTTCCTGTCATTGTGGAGCCACCCAGTGACTTGAATGTGACAGAAGGCATGGGTGCAGAGCTTAAATGTCGTACAAGCTCGCTGACATCCATCAGCTGGCTTACACCAAATGGATCATTGGTGACACACGGGGCTTACAAGGTGCGTTTGGCTGTACTCAATGACGGGACACTAAACTTTACTAGTGTCACAATGCAAGACACTGGAACTTACACCTGTATGGTCAGCAATACAGCAGGCAACATTTCTGCCTCTGCTGTGCTTAATGTCACTTCTGTGGAAAACAGCGGGGTGACCTATTTTACCACAGTCACCGTGGAGACCATTGAGACCCCGGGGGATGATAGCCAAACACCGCTTCCCCCATTTGGCTGGGTGTCATCCTCAACAACAAAAGGTACCCCAGTTTCAACGAGGACCACAGAGCGGACTTACACCATTCCAGTTCTGGATGGAGAGGGAGCCCTCAATGGCCTGGATGAAGTGATGAAAACCACCAAGATTATCATTGGCTGCTTCGTGGCCATCACACTTATGGCTGCTGttctgctggttattttctaCAAGATGAGGAAGCAGCACAACCAGCAGGATCCCGATGGCCCTGCCTCCTCTATGGAGGTCATTACTGTTGAAGAAGAGCTTGCAGGTGTTGCTGCCATGGAGAGACACCTATCGCTGCCCCCTCTGGAGCACTACAACCACTACAACACCTACAAGAGCACTTACCACCACCCTCCTATGCTCAGTACCATACACAGCTCAGCCACACAGGAACCTTTACTGATTCAAGCCTGCTCAAAAGACAATGTACAAGAGACCCAAATCTGA